In Procambarus clarkii isolate CNS0578487 chromosome 38, FALCON_Pclarkii_2.0, whole genome shotgun sequence, the genomic window GTATTGTACGACttttgtctgtgtgtttgttttactGCTCTTCAATTTTGTTCATGTGTTTCTTGCCTTGTAAATGTGAATGATGATGTTCATGCTTTTCTATTATGTTGTATTTGTGTttacaaaataaaaagaaaaaaacatgGGGGGTGACATATCTGGGGGATCAGTAAAGATGATGGACGAAGGAGTCCTTCCCctcttatattataataatatttgaacTGACAATTCATCTTCAATATAGTTCACACTACTAGAGGAACTTTACAACTATAAACTTATTATTTCTCCTTGGTATGGGAACCTTTTATAAGCATTTTAGTACAAGTAAAAGTTTTTACATTAGTGCTAAATATACTGTGAGTGTCTGTCTTGGGAGCGCAAGTcttcctctcatccctctcttctCCATCTCTATATTGTAACTAACAATAAGGTAAATGacgataaataataaatatttaaacaataaataaacaaaataaacatAACAGTGAAGGAGGTCAAGTAATGTTTGGTTAGTTATGGGGTTAAGTGGCCCTTGCCTGCATTGTTGATATTGTCAATGGCCACTTCTGGCGGCGGCATCTGGCCACTTGCATGTTATTTTCGTAGCGTCAAGAGTAACTAGCATCTTGGACCCCTGTTGAGGAGTAGCCAATTACAAGCCAGGAAGGAACTGTTGCTGCAGAATTTATTAACCAATGAGAAGCAGTGTGGTGAGTATATAAGTGGGAGTTGGAGCCGAGGTGTGTCAGTTACCTCCTCACCTCCACAGTAAGACGCTCTGTTATAGTGAAGGTTTGTGTTATTATGTTAagttttattgttaataattaagTTTTGTTGGTTATAATATTTAGGTAATAATTAAGTACTATGGTAGACGTTGTATAGTTAAATGTTTCATAATCTTTGTAAGAATTGTTTTCTAGATTATCACATCCACACAGGTGACGTCCTGACAAAGTCAAATCTGTCAATTAACTAGATTATGCACTTAATTAGTGTAACATTACTAAACAAATCCATGGCATCTTATAGATGTAGGTAACTACGTGGATTATATCCTCTAAATTCATGTCCTGCTAAGCTGCTCCTAACctaataaaattaaattttaaatatgAATATTTAAAATCTTTAAGTCTCTCAAATTTTAAAATGCTATATTTTGGTATCTAAATAGGACTAAACTTTCCTTGCTCTGAGCttacttgtggagaggatgacGGGTTGGGTACTGTTCACTTACTGATATTCATGTATTTCACTTGGAAGCTACTATAATTGTTACTTGCAAATGTAACTCCTAACTATCCATAAGTTTAAGTTTTATTAATAACTTTGAGCAAAGTTATGACATCCAAACTAGTCGTCACTAGAGCAGTTAAAACCTTACGACGCCTCTGAACTAAGAAGTGTAAGTTGCAGACTAGTTTGAGTAACGGGTATTGCAAGGAAGAATTTAACAATACATTCATAATTTAATGTAGCACCTTCAGGTATACTCTTGTTCCTACTGATTTCGGTTAAACCTTGTATCTAAATTATATTAAATTTAAACTATGGGAATGACTTTGCTAAAAATTCATCTATATTCCTTATGGATCTCATGAAAGATAACGACCCTTACCTTCATTTGTTACCAGTCTAGACAAATTTTTATTGATGCTACTATAAATATTACGTATACCAATCTCTCCCTTGCATCCTTAACTTTCTATTAAAAAACTTGTGaatctttggttagtacttgacgAAACGCTCAAAGTTTAATAAATTGTGCATAAAAAACAGAACTAATCCGTAAACACCTTGCCTTCTATTCACTCTTCATACAATAATTTTCCTGTGGTCGTGGTTACAACTCGCCTCCAGTGAGGTATACTCTGCCTTAAACGTGCTCTTGTAATTTCACACACCGAAGACCAGGTGTATAACATTGATTATTGTACTGGTAATAATGCTGAACCTGTCATGGAAAACTTCTTGATGAAATAGCTGACTCACCGTTTACGTTAACCTTGGATAAAAATTAATTACTTTAAACATTGGATAGGTATTGTCAAGAGATACATTATTTGTGAAACTTCACTATTAAAATCTTGTGTAAATTATACCTATTAGACTTAACGGTAGCATATACATTGCTCGTGTTGCAAAATTATTTAACTTccagggttttttttttttacttgcaaCTTAACTATACATTTAAATACTAAACTTCTCGGTCCCATTAAACTTCCACTTCACACCGTAAATTGAAATGACTTTCGTTTGTATTAATAACTGTTCCCGGCCACACGTTGTTGTGGCTCTGCAACTCGAGTTTCTGAGCCACGGTAACTTTCCCGTCTCGCAGTCCTCTCCCACTATTCCCACTCTACCATCCCCCTCGTCCTGCCAGTCATCCTGTCCCTCTTACTCCCCCCACTCCtgttcctttgtcctccccattTTCCATTCCTCCTCGTCTTTccctccattccccactccctcgcccgatgcattcccaaatgatctgatgttcctatcggtGAAAAAAGTTAAACGATAAACAATGGGAAAATAAACCAAAATCAACGGTATggtaaacgctgctttcagtgcaATGTCATATAAAATAGAATAAAAATAAATAGATCTCTAAAAATTAAATTCATCAATGTAATtgcaaacattgaaatggaattgtaacataattAGTTGAACTTGTGAAGCACTTACGTGAGACAGATGGCGCCGTTTAGAAAAAAGTTTTTACTAGTTGCAGATGTGCCATCTGTATAgtagagattatatatatataatttatatatataatataaacgcACGCCTCTTCAAATGCaactgtcaaaatttaaaagcaattggtaaagaggttttgaagatttccctctcaTAAATGTCTTTTCAAAACATTTTACGGTCGGATTTGATATTTATGTATAAAAACTTGTTCGGATGCAAATTGATAGTTTTGTGATAATTTCAAAGCCATTGGTGAAGAAATTTCAGATTAGtggttttgaacaaacgaacatttccatttttatttatatagatttaataAATACTCATTACAGATGACTGCCATAATATTTCTGGTGATGGCGGCGGCAGTGATGCCATCCTGGGCCCAATACTTCGTTAATAACAACGCTGCTCCCGCCATCTTGGAAGCCACTGACAGGCCATTCGTTACCTCAAGTGGAAACCTCTTGGTACCTGGAGGCGGCCCCACCCAACCTCCTCAACCCCAGCAACCCTTCCCACAACTACCAGCCCAACAACCTGTGTTTGTTCAGCCACAACTGCCAAGCCAGCCTCAGGTCTTTATTCCTCAACAAGTATCTCCACTATTGACTCCCTTTACCTTCCGTCCAACTACATCTTTATGCAACCATGCTGCTAAACCCCTGGTAAGATGAGTTCCATTTTCCTTTCATAtggacgtatttaaggttaattagtAATTAAAATGAGCCTTCACATAATTTTTTGTAACTTATCAGGTTGACGAGGTAGTGGACGGCAGAGCATACCACTTCTCATGGTGTCACGACTCTGGTCGACTCTACACCTGGGAGCAAGCAACCTATTACTGCTCTGGGCTTGGCAACGGTTTCCAGGCAGTCAGTATTGAAAGTCACAGGAAGCAAGGGTTAATTTCCAACTATATGATTACACGTAAGTTGTAAAGCTGGTCTGGGTGTTTAACTAGGCCCTGAGTGACTAACTTGGACGTAATGAAAATGGTTTAATTTCAGACTACATCAGCGACATCTGGACGAGCGGCAACAAACGTAACTCGAGGTCTTGGTCGTGGTTATCTGGCACTTCCTCTCCCTACTCTAACTGGTCTAGCACTGGCAGGTGAGAACTAGTTTGTTGATCGTAAACAAAACTATTGGTGTTGACTGGTAATGATCATGGCCTTGAACCACTTGTCTTCCCCAGGCGAGGACTACCACAGCCAGACAACGATGAAGGCAACGAGGACTGTCTGGCGGTGTTAAACAACCTGTATAACGATGGTGTCACTTGGCACGactcctcctgtttccacctgagGCGCGTCATCTGTGAGGCTCCACGCTTCTACGCTCAATAGTTGTTCCCCATCAGTTCTCATTGTAATATTATATTCAATGGCAGTAAACGTCTAAATCTATCGATAGATACAAATTAATTCTAGAGATTCTATTGTGTTGTAATATAAATGCTATAAACGCATTGTCTGGTTTATTTCTCTGAAGTTTGTAAACACCGCCCATCTTACTAATGTGGTATagaaattggggggggggggggggcggcggcgCCGGGGCAAAGGGGATAATGTGTCAATGTGGACACCTTATCATTTTTTTTGTCAGTCTGGTTAGATAGCGTAAGTTCTGGTAGGCTGCCGACCCCTACCAGCTAGAGATCGGCAGAGTAGCGCTGAACAGACTGTAAGGCAACCTGTTCttactaggctgtttaaagcggTGGCAGTCTTCCCCAAACGCATTCATTTAACTTTAACGCCTATCAGGCAATCTAAGAAGAGCCAATCACCTTCTTCCTTGACAGGCAGGAGGGGTAGCAGTAGTCTTGGTCACACTGTATGTGATTGGGTAAACTATGGGCTTAAACTTCCCTCACAGTAACAACCCTTACCAGAACCGTTCGGGACTGTCATGCCATCAGTGACCTTTTTCTCACTGTGCCCTTTTATGCTCTCCCGCTACGACGGTCGGGAGTGCTATCCAGGGTTATACAGTAGAGGTGTATACCAAGTGTAACCAGACTTACGTCGCCATACACGATATCTGAACTGCTACTGAACTTTAAGAAGACCGACATGAAGTACTTTCCCCCTTACATAGGGTGAAAACCAATGGTGGGTGTACACCACTGTAGTCATAAGGTACAAATTTTGCGGAGATaaccattaccttacacttttaaGATTTATCTTCACACACTTGTGTTGCATAATTAACAGATGGTGTTTAAATCTGATAATAGTTATTCTATTGCATTTACAGACCAAATGTAAATACCATGTATCTTCAGTTGAAATGGCTGCATttttgtttttcaatgttttttgcCACTTAGTGGCTGATCATACGGCTCTGGAATCATTCAATCCTATACATCTTGTTGATAGTTAAAATCATATTTTGGCAATTTCTGTTCACCACACTGAAGAATGTTGCGCGGCTAGATTCCCAGTATTTTTGTTCACCTGAATGAGTGAAATTACTGCTGCTAAGGGATCTATCTACACTTGACCTATTTCCCAGTCTTTCCTTGGCGAATTTATGCAAAGTCTTTCATTCCTTGGGCAGAGACCATTGACAGTATCGCGTGAAATTGGGTAACAAATTTCGTGGCTTTTAAGGGTAGcctcccctccgtggtgcctccttaccgtggtgaggggctcgcgTACACCTCCCTAGGACCGGTGtaggttgcctgtgccccctctcctgccccctctttgggtggtgtacgtgctgaagggcaccatgtaggggccttgagccataggaccacccgctggaggggtcacctgtgagaggccgccctgagtggatggttgggtgtccaggctggggaaaTAGGGGGACTGTGGTCttggcaccagtgtgggagaatgaacgaagtagtaggactcgCCTGTtgtaaagggggagcaccgctggggacgacacaccctgcACTGGCCCGTgcttggctgccctggtaggtggtatcccttggttccaggttccAGGTTTGGTTTGCTGTATGGATAACGTCTTGCCTTTTATTACCCAGCCCCCTCCCCAtctggcccgttggcgtcgtgagggggcttagtggacggctgccggagtgtgatgctccgttgggcagtcctctgcccttttctggccttgcactcctgctgctgtcttctccaattgtgccggatcgcttttccttttccttgtttcgtttttctcccctcttctcctatctgcttgtcgtttcctgccgaccttttgcttgttttggattctttctttggacttcttttattttgacgcccggctgcttgaggaggcatactcttgcacccgtagaactgtagtacccaacgtctcgagcgaggggaaccttttattgtcaatctccctttcgtcgctgaacccgatctcgaaggactgacggttcttaaggtggcgtttgtggggcacccctagggggccccggcatgatcggcgatagcttcctgttgggtgtcctgcctctaattgtggctccatggtgggtatgggggcacattcgtggatgaatttgtcacttttcgtctctgtcgttgaatgtttccgttgtaccctctcaggctcgtggggtgggcgaccaagcccccgagtcggcctgtattggaagaccaggctctgtagctcccgctgcgttgggccccgaccttgctcctcctttgaccgtcctgacttcatcccccagctcccctccctcctctgtggttgggtcgagcctccagaccccggtggtgaccacttcgtcccctggtgtggctaagtctttcgttgtgactactgcgccttttgacccctccctctctaggggttctcgacgccgttcgcgccccaaccgcactcgctcgattccttcccgtgctgatgcgtatcaggccttgtttggtcctgcttcatgggccaaatactttgatctcctccctcttcatTCTGCGCCTCGACGATTTCTccttccatcggcatcttgtagattccgtggatgcatctgttactttcaaccccactcgtctcggtacgtgtcgttgctgctccttctcaggatgcggcttcccggttggctgccttatcttgccttggcgagatccctgttcgggtctccaagaatgttcagatgaatgccagtgttggcactactctcctcccacaccatgttgcaaccggtgttcggaatctgcaggattgccacgatgatatacggcatatccttgatgcccaaggccattctgtcttccaggttgactcgtttactcttcccccctcgtggtcgtcgccgacaaccccttcgcgttgtgaagatcaccttcgatggtaggacccttccatcctctgtcatacttgctggtgctaggtgctctgtccaggagtatattccttctcctcgactttgtaagaagtgctggaggtttgggcatggtgccctccgctgctctgggactgtctctctctgtcctttgtgtgggagtgaaggtcactctaagtcggagtgcacttctccccaggctcgttgcctcaactgcggtgaggcccatcctatcttctcccgtgcgtgtgtccattacaagcttgaggcagccgtcctcaacttgaagcaccgggagcgtttatctttttctgaggcgagacgccaggttcgccggctcccgccttttgctactatctcttatgctcgcgtgttgcgctcttcctctcctcgtccttcccgccttcctcagactcacaaccgtttccgggccttggaccctgatgcgcccacagccccctcctttgttcctttgggttctcgtccgaaggatcctcctcctagtcctctgtctgggggttccccttccttctccccggtctgtcgtgtcaactgtgtcttctttctcgtccccctccgatcctccttcccatcctcttcctccatctatcgactCTCCCAACCGCCTGTCGGTgctggcggatgtccatcgctctcctaacggccgtcgtgtgtgctctcgttcggcttctgttgagactctggaatccgttgcccggtacgtagttgctgggacaccggtctctttaagtcagaagcgaaagcctggctcctctccttcctcttccccggcaggtaagaaggcttcgctttcttcctcagctcctacttctggctctgttgctccttcccctcccgtttcagtgattgcgccccctgttcctgatatggaggtttctttggcccctgcttccctttcggttgctgctcttgctgaggtgcactcccctctttctactccccctcttcctgctgctgtccttgactgctcctctccgttgtctcctcctcttcctcctcctccggaccccgcccgcccacctctgatctgttctcccgtttctttccctccgtctttgctcagtttacccatgccccctaaccctgactttgctgaccctgatcccgaccctgatattctttaacgtgctctgttgctctttcgccttt contains:
- the LOC138372419 gene encoding uncharacterized protein, which produces MTAIIFLVMAAAVMPSWAQYFVNNNAAPAILEATDRPFVTSSGNLLVPGGGPTQPPQPQQPFPQLPAQQPVFVQPQLPSQPQVFIPQQVSPLLTPFTFRPTTSLCNHAAKPLVDEVVDGRAYHFSWCHDSGRLYTWEQATYYCSGLGNGFQAVSIESHRKQGLISNYMITHYISDIWTSGNKRNSRSWSWLSGTSSPYSNWSSTGRRGLPQPDNDEGNEDCLAVLNNLYNDGVTWHDSSCFHLRRVICEAPRFYAQ